The Clostridia bacterium sequence TTATAAAATACCTGTCGTGAGAGACTGAGAGTATGGTACCTTCGAAGTTTGACAAAGCTTCTTCCAGTACTTCTCTCGAGTTTATGTCCAGATGGTTTGTCGGTTCGTCAAGTATTAGGAGGTTTGCCCCTGAAAGCATAAGCTTTACCAGGCTGACACGGCTCTTTTCACCTCCGCTCAAAATTGAGATGGGTTTAGTTACATCTTCACCTTTAAACAAAAAAGATGCGAGAGTGGTTCTGATTTGTGTCTGCGTAAGCTTTTCATTGCCATCCCATACTTCATCGATTATTGTATTTCTTTCATCGAGGTTTTCCTGTTCCTGGTCATAATAGCCTATGAGTACATTGTGTCCGAATTCAAATTCTCCTGCCGTTTTTTCCAGCTTTCCCACAAGGATTTTCAATAATGTAGATTTTCCACAACCATTTGGTCCGAGGAGAAAAACATTTTCATTTTTTCTGAGTTTAAAACTTATATCATGGAAAAGTGGTTTGCCTGGGTATTCTTTAGTTAAGTTCTCTACAAACAGCACATCATTTCCACTTATAACCCCTGTCCTGAACTTCATTTTTACTTTTTCAGGCAGATTTTTTGGCCTGTCTATTTTTTCCATCCTGTCAATGGCTTTTTGACGGCTTTCGGCAGCAATGATATTCTTTTCTCTGTTCCATCTTCTCTGCTGTTCTATAAAAGTTTCCATCCGGGCTATCTCTTTTTGCTGGAGTTCATAGTGTTTCTGCTGAATCTCCCTGTCAACAGCTTTCTGTTTTATATATGAGGAGTAATTGCCACTATAGGTTTTACAGTTGCAATTTTCGATTTCTATCGTTTTAGTAGTTACCGCGTCAAGAAAATATCTGTCATGCGAAATTATTACGATACTTGACCTGTAATTTTTTAAAAAACCTTCAAGCCATTCAAGTGCTGCTATATCAAGGTGGTTTGTAGGCTCATCCAAAAGAAGCATATCAGGTTCCTCAAGGAGAAGTTTGGCCAGCGAGAGTCTTGTTTTCTGACCGCCACTCAGGTTTTGTATTTTCATTAAAAACTGCTCATCGCTAAAACCAAGGCCCCGCAGTACCCCTTTTACTCTGCTGTTGTACTC is a genomic window containing:
- the abc-f gene encoding ABC-F type ribosomal protection protein; the encoded protein is MIVLACNNVSFSFGTNKILENISFNIQDSEKVGIVGVNGAGKSTLFKMICGFLQPDSGEIFISKDKKIGYLEQNSGLDSSKTIWDELLTAYSTLIDMEKRIKFLEEKISAISSNSASVNEVSLSSLMKEYSALSERFASQGGYEYNSRVKGVLRGLGFSDEQFLMKIQNLSGGQKTRLSLAKLLLEEPDMLLLDEPTNHLDIAALEWLEGFLKNYRSSIVIISHDRYFLDAVTTKTIEIENCNCKTYSGNYSSYIKQKAVDREIQQKHYELQQKEIARMETFIEQQRRWNREKNIIAAESRQKAIDRMEKIDRPKNLPEKVKMKFRTGVISGNDVLFVENLTKEYPGKPLFHDISFKLRKNENVFLLGPNGCGKSTLLKILVGKLEKTAGEFEFGHNVLIGYYDQEQENLDERNTIIDEVWDGNEKLTQTQIRTTLASFLFKGEDVTKPISILSGGEKSRVSLVKLMLSGANLLILDEPTNHLDINSREVLEEALSNFEGTILSVSHDRYFINKLSTRIIEISNTSINDFQGEYSQYLEYRSKNKHTSEDIREEVKLSSSKLERLASKEEKARQRKLLKQLDETEQEITRIELRLSQIDMEMVSEEACSNHVLLTGLHEEQESLNNKLESLYELWENLSQQKEEMGI